TCTGCCATTAAATCCGGTTCACCAACACCCATATCAATGATTTCCATATCTGGATGTTCGCTTATTGCAGCAGCTTTAGCTCTTTTTATTTTTTCAAATTTGTATATTACAGTACTCTTTCCAAATTGATTTCCACCTATTCTGTCTGCTATTAATTCTTGTATATAAGTCTCCATTTAGTTTTCCTCCCGTTTAATTACTATTACTATAATAACCATTCTCCTTCAAATGTAGTTACTGCTTCACCTGACATATAGATATGATTACTCTCTTTATCCCATTCTATTAATAAATCTCCACCTATTAATTTAACAACAGCTTTTCTATCAGTTAAATTGTTAAGTACTGATGCTACTAGAGTAGCACAAGCTCCAGTTCCACATGCTAAAGTTTCACCAGACCCTCTCTCCCATACACGCATCTTAATAGTTTCATTGTCTATTATTTGTGCAAATTCCACATTTACTTTCTTAGGGAATTTTTCATCTATTTCAACTAACTTACCTATTTTCTCTACTTCAAAAGTATCTGTATCATCAACATAAGCTATAGCATGAGGATTACCCATGGAAACACAAGTAAATTCAAATGTTTTACCATTAACATCTATCTCTTCCCCAATTACAGGAGATTTATCACTGATTACAGGAATATCTTCTGCCTTTAATATTGGTTCTCCCATATCAACTTTTGCATATGTCACCTTTTCATCAACTACTGTCATATCTAGTATCTTAATTCCAGCTAGTGTTTCAATTGTTATACTAGTCTTGTCTGTCATCTTATTATCATAAACATACTTTCCTACACATCTGATAGCATTTCCACACATCTCAGCTTCTGAACCATCTGAATTAAACATTCTCATTCTAAAATCAGCTACATCTGAAGGTAATATAAGCACTATTCCATCGGAACCTACTCCAAAATGTCTATTGCTCATTTTAATGGATAATTGGGCAGGATTATCTACTTTTACTTGGAAACCATTAATGTAAATATAGTCATTCCCACAACCATGCATTTTAGTAAATTTCATATTAACACCTCGCTATAATTTATTTTGATTTCTTAATATGTTACGCTTTCATAAAATAGTGGTTCTAATTACAAATACTATTTTATTATAGCATAAATAATTTTATAAAATCAAGCTAAATAAGGATTAAATTACTGTACAACTATCTTATGCATTAATAATAGAATAATATTCCCCTAAAAATGTAATACTCTTATAAAAGGTTAAAAATTATCATGAGGAGGAATTATATGGATAGGATAGTTGGCAAAAAAGCTCCATGCTTTGAAATGGCAACAGCCCTAGGTGATGGAAGTGACTTTGGTAAAGCAAAGCTGGAAGATTATAAAGGTAAATGGTTAGTATTATTTTTTTACCCCTTAGACTTTACATTTGTTTGTCCTACTGAGATTACAGGTTATAGTAAGAAAATAGAAGAGTTCAAAAAACTTGGAGCAGAAGTATTAGGTGTAAGTGTAGATAGCGAACACTCTCACAAAGCTTGGATAAATAGTGATCTTGGTAAAATTAATTTTCCTATAGCTTCTGATATGACGAAATCAGTTTCAAGGGACTATGGTGTATTACTTGAAGATGAAGGCATAGCCTTAAGAGGATTATTCATTATTGATACAGAAGGTGTGGTAAAATATAGCGTTATACATGATCTTAATGTAGGACGTTCTGTAGATGAGACCCTACGGGTTTTGCAAGCTTTACAAGCTGGTGGTCTATGTCCAGTTGATTGGGCTCCTGGCGAAGATATGTTGTAGCCCAATTAAACTAGAAATTGGGTAGAATATAGTGATAATAAACTCTCTTTATTATCACTATATATGGTTTTTTCTACATTTACCACTATTAAGACACTACTAATAATTTCTATTTATTGAATTCTCCTGGTGCTACATCCAAGATGTTACTTTCTGGAACATTTACATAATTAGGAGGTACTGTTCCGCTTAAGATTCTATCTACTAAAGTTACCTGTTGACATACTGTTACTTTTTCAGATGCAAGTGGAACAACAACCTGCATGGTGGTTTCTATATTGAGCCATACTCTATGATTTATTTGATTTATCCCTGTTGATCTGAATTCCCTATCATAATTAATGGTGGCTGTACCAAAAGGAAGTATTTCCACCTCTATATTAGGACCTGTATTCGCAAATATATTAGACCCTATTAGATTACCTGATGGTATAGGTATAGTTTCATCTGTGTATTTATCCACTTCTTCTGAGATTTTATTGATAACATCAGCACATATTTCATTGATGGTTATAGTATCAACACTACAAGATACTATCTCTCCTTTTTCATTATAGAAATACGTCACTAACTCATCAGTATTTATTTGTTTCTCTTCTAATGTTTTTCTAACTGCATCATTTATGGACTGTGTAGCTATAGTTTTGATTTTCAATTGTGACATAGCTACTACAATAGGTAAGATCTGCTTATCTAAATATGTATATACAAAAATAAAACTAAGACTTATGACTGCTATGAGGATACATATATATGCACCAAATCGTTTTTTCTTACTTCTACTCTTTCTCGGCTTTCTGCCTTTTATATTCCTTCTCATATCTCCTCCTATGTCTATTGTTGCATTAACAGCATTTCTTAATCCTTATATAAAGTATATGATAAGCAATTATATTTTGTGTATGTCTACCTATATAAGTTGACCTAATTGAAGGGAGCATATATTTAATTCTAATATAAGTTCAATCTGTTATACAGGAAATTTATGTTAATAATATTAATAAAACCTTATTATGTAATCCCTGAAACCATATTTAATAAAGCCTTTGCAGAATAATTACAAACACAATACAATTTATGAATAATCTGTTAATAAATATTAAATTTATGCCAAAATATATATTTTGCTTTCTATATCTAGTTATATTTGATATAATATCATCTGTATGAAGGAGGAAAATTATGAATTTTAGTAAGGATTCCAACGAGAAAAAGAAAAAAGAACTTGATTCAAAATCAAGTAAAGCCACGAAAAGTGTAAGCACATCTTTTATTAAGATTTTAGTTTTTGCATTTTTGTTACTAATCATTGTAGGTGTTTGTGCTGGTTTAGGGTTCGTTAAATCCATCATTGACTCTGCACCTGATATTAACGTAGAAGATATTGTTCCAAAAGGATACACTTCATTTATATATGATCAAGATGGTAACGAAATCGTTCAATTACATGGGTCTAATGCTAATAGAATATTTGTAGAACTTGATGAAATACCTACTTATCTTCAAGACTCTTTTATTGCTATAGAAGATGAACGTTTTTGGCAACATAATGGAATTGATGTAAAAGGTATTTTTAGAGCTATTTTCACTAACATAAAAGAAAAAAGTTTCAGTGAAGGTGCCAGCACCATCACTCAGCAGCTTATTAAAAATAATATATTATCAACAGAAACAACGCTTCAAAGAAAAATACAAGAACAATATTTAGCAGTACAGCTTGAAAAGAAATCCGACAAGAAAACTATATTAGAGAACTATCTAAACACTGTTGCCCTTGGTAGAGGAACCAATGGTGTACAAGCAGCCGCTAATAAATATTTTAATAAGGATGTAAGTGAATTAACAATTGCTGAATCAGCAGTTATTGCTTCAATAACTAAGAACCCTAGTTTTTATGATCCTGTTACTTATCCTGAGAATAACAAAAGAAGACAAACAAGAATTCTTAAGAAACTCATAGAACAGGAGAAAATAACACAAGCACAATATGATGAAGCACTAAAAGAAGACGTATATAATAATATTCAAATAGTAAACAAATCTTATGCTGGTAATTCAAGTTATTCTTATTACGTTGATGAAGTTATTTCAAGAGTAAAAAATGACCTTATGGTTAAAAAAGGATATACTGAAACCCAAGCATTTAACTTAATCTATCGTGGTGGATTAAGCATTTATATCAATCAAGACACTGATATGCAGAAAATCGTAGATG
The window above is part of the Vallitalea guaymasensis genome. Proteins encoded here:
- the yunB gene encoding sporulation protein YunB, whose translation is MRRNIKGRKPRKSRSKKKRFGAYICILIAVISLSFIFVYTYLDKQILPIVVAMSQLKIKTIATQSINDAVRKTLEEKQINTDELVTYFYNEKGEIVSCSVDTITINEICADVINKISEEVDKYTDETIPIPSGNLIGSNIFANTGPNIEVEILPFGTATINYDREFRSTGINQINHRVWLNIETTMQVVVPLASEKVTVCQQVTLVDRILSGTVPPNYVNVPESNILDVAPGEFNK
- the dapF gene encoding diaminopimelate epimerase, which codes for MKFTKMHGCGNDYIYINGFQVKVDNPAQLSIKMSNRHFGVGSDGIVLILPSDVADFRMRMFNSDGSEAEMCGNAIRCVGKYVYDNKMTDKTSITIETLAGIKILDMTVVDEKVTYAKVDMGEPILKAEDIPVISDKSPVIGEEIDVNGKTFEFTCVSMGNPHAIAYVDDTDTFEVEKIGKLVEIDEKFPKKVNVEFAQIIDNETIKMRVWERGSGETLACGTGACATLVASVLNNLTDRKAVVKLIGGDLLIEWDKESNHIYMSGEAVTTFEGEWLL
- a CDS encoding peroxiredoxin, whose product is MDRIVGKKAPCFEMATALGDGSDFGKAKLEDYKGKWLVLFFYPLDFTFVCPTEITGYSKKIEEFKKLGAEVLGVSVDSEHSHKAWINSDLGKINFPIASDMTKSVSRDYGVLLEDEGIALRGLFIIDTEGVVKYSVIHDLNVGRSVDETLRVLQALQAGGLCPVDWAPGEDML